The Fundidesulfovibrio magnetotacticus genome has a segment encoding these proteins:
- a CDS encoding PTS sugar transporter subunit IIA, protein MNDQTEARKSVGVIIVTHTDYGDKLLKAAEMILGPQQDVRCVSVNVGVDTAETVKQLDADIRALDSGGGVIIVTDMFGGTPTNLSLSLMGQRLVEVVTGVNLPMLIKILSTRTKALSQLAADAKTAGVQGIVVAGEILRKKVAGE, encoded by the coding sequence ATGAACGACCAGACCGAAGCGCGCAAATCCGTGGGCGTGATCATCGTCACCCACACCGACTACGGCGACAAACTCCTCAAGGCCGCGGAAATGATCCTGGGTCCCCAGCAGGACGTGCGCTGCGTAAGCGTGAACGTGGGCGTGGACACGGCCGAGACCGTGAAACAGCTCGACGCCGACATCCGCGCCCTGGATTCGGGCGGCGGCGTGATCATCGTCACGGACATGTTCGGCGGCACGCCCACCAACCTCTCGTTGTCCCTCATGGGGCAGCGCCTGGTGGAGGTGGTCACGGGGGTGAACCTGCCCATGCTCATCAAGATTCTTTCCACGCGCACCAAAGCCCTTTCGCAGCTGGCCGCCGACGCCAAGACCGCCGGGGTGCAGGGCATCGTGGTGGCGGGCGAGATCCTGCGCAAGAAGGTGGCGGGGGAGTAG
- a CDS encoding PTS sugar transporter subunit IIB, translated as MFWVRIDNRLVHGQVIESWLPFTDARYMVVANDELAQDELRQQIMSIAIPLGIDFSFVKVAEVQTYLDSRRLMERDVLVLFASCPDARRAFEAGLDFRKLNLGNLHYGPGKRQVCQHIALSKEDETCLDFLRGKGVNLDYRCIPSDPVDLPG; from the coding sequence GTGTTCTGGGTGCGCATCGACAACCGCCTGGTGCACGGTCAGGTGATCGAATCCTGGCTGCCCTTCACCGACGCCCGCTACATGGTGGTGGCCAACGACGAACTGGCCCAGGACGAACTGCGCCAGCAGATCATGTCCATCGCCATCCCGCTGGGCATCGACTTCTCCTTCGTGAAGGTGGCCGAGGTCCAAACATATCTGGACTCGCGCAGGCTCATGGAAAGGGACGTGCTGGTGCTCTTCGCCTCCTGCCCGGACGCCCGGCGCGCCTTCGAGGCCGGGCTGGACTTCCGGAAGCTCAACCTGGGCAACCTGCACTACGGCCCGGGAAAGCGCCAGGTCTGCCAGCACATCGCCCTGAGCAAGGAAGACGAAACCTGCCTGGACTTTCTGCGCGGCAAGGGCGTGAACCTGGACTACCGCTGCATCCCCAGCGATCCCGTGGACCTGCCGGGCTGA
- a CDS encoding PTS sugar transporter subunit IIC — translation MLHHLHPGQRFFFALFSSFRFLINLPLLDRPLTLGFVWGLFTGDWAACLGVSLFFELLWLDVIPAGTIIPPNALAPTLACLAALHLYGISSPAVAAVLIVACLPLGRLFSRLENYHRVFCNEGFNSFVLWVKNPGRPGGPAAMTRRSILVMFPINMAAFTLALAWLLALAHLGLPLLAPELSELKLTWPHLWAVGSIGAVLSLRHRPAYAVVLAGAFLAVFSRIIP, via the coding sequence ATCCTCCATCACCTTCATCCTGGCCAACGCTTTTTTTTTGCCCTCTTTTCGAGCTTCCGCTTCCTGATCAATCTGCCGCTCCTGGACAGGCCGCTCACCCTGGGCTTCGTCTGGGGCCTTTTCACGGGCGACTGGGCCGCCTGCCTGGGCGTGAGCCTGTTCTTCGAGCTGCTCTGGCTGGACGTCATCCCCGCCGGGACCATCATTCCCCCCAACGCCCTGGCCCCCACTCTGGCCTGCCTCGCGGCGCTCCATCTCTACGGCATCTCGTCTCCGGCCGTTGCGGCAGTGCTCATCGTGGCCTGCCTTCCGCTGGGAAGGCTCTTTTCGCGGCTTGAGAACTACCACCGCGTCTTCTGCAACGAAGGCTTCAACAGCTTCGTGCTCTGGGTGAAGAATCCGGGCCGCCCGGGCGGTCCCGCCGCCATGACCCGGCGCTCCATTCTGGTGATGTTCCCCATCAACATGGCGGCCTTCACCCTGGCCCTGGCGTGGCTTCTGGCCCTGGCGCACCTGGGGCTGCCGCTGCTGGCCCCGGAGCTGTCGGAACTCAAGCTCACGTGGCCGCACCTGTGGGCCGTGGGGAGCATCGGCGCGGTGCTCTCGCTGCGCCACCGCCCGGCCTACGCGGTGGTGCTGGCAGGCGCGTTCCTCGCGGTGTTCAGCCGGATCATCCCATAA
- a CDS encoding manganese-dependent inorganic pyrophosphatase, which translates to MAAYVVGHKNPDTDSVASAIAVADLMSKRGIEAVAAAQGKTNPETDFVLSKFGVKAPEIVTDGAGKQIILVDHSDLAQSLENLAKGEILGVVDHHKLGDVTTPNPLEMWVWPVGCTCTVIASMYDFYGIEIPKAMAGIMLCAILSDTVMYKSPTCTPADKAACEKLAKIAGVSDMMALGMEMFKVKSAVDGTPIRELVFRDYKDFNMSGTAVGIGQLEVVDLSILDKYKADLQADIAKVKSEKGLHSVFLLLTDIMKEGSEMLIVTDDAAVVEKAFGVKPAGASVWLPGVMSRKKDVVPKFEKVFAG; encoded by the coding sequence ATGGCAGCGTACGTCGTTGGACACAAAAACCCGGACACCGACTCCGTCGCCTCGGCCATCGCCGTGGCCGACCTGATGAGCAAGCGCGGCATCGAAGCCGTCGCCGCCGCCCAGGGCAAGACCAACCCCGAGACCGATTTCGTTCTTTCGAAGTTCGGCGTGAAGGCTCCCGAGATCGTCACCGACGGCGCGGGCAAGCAGATCATCCTGGTCGACCACTCCGACCTGGCCCAGAGCCTGGAAAACCTCGCCAAGGGCGAGATCCTGGGCGTCGTTGACCACCACAAGCTGGGCGACGTGACCACCCCCAACCCGCTGGAAATGTGGGTCTGGCCCGTGGGCTGCACCTGCACCGTGATCGCCAGCATGTACGACTTCTACGGCATCGAGATCCCCAAGGCCATGGCCGGCATCATGCTGTGCGCCATCCTTTCGGACACCGTGATGTACAAGTCCCCCACCTGCACCCCCGCCGACAAGGCCGCCTGTGAAAAGCTGGCCAAGATCGCCGGCGTCTCCGACATGATGGCCCTGGGCATGGAGATGTTCAAGGTGAAGTCCGCCGTGGACGGCACCCCCATCCGCGAGCTGGTCTTCCGCGACTACAAGGACTTCAACATGTCCGGCACCGCCGTGGGCATCGGCCAGCTCGAAGTGGTGGACCTGTCCATCCTCGACAAGTACAAGGCCGACCTCCAGGCCGACATCGCCAAGGTGAAGAGCGAGAAGGGCCTGCACTCGGTGTTCCTGCTGCTCACCGACATCATGAAGGAAGGCTCCGAGATGCTCATCGTCACCGACGACGCCGCCGTTGTCGAGAAGGCCTTCGGCGTGAAGCCCGCCGGCGCCTCGGTGTGGCTGCCCGGCGTGATGAGCCGCAAGAAGGACGTGGTTCCCAAGTTCGAGAAGGTCTTCGCCGGCTGA
- a CDS encoding Uma2 family endonuclease has product MAQRADARHTYGDYLAWKDDERWDFLPGEAHAWTPARSRSHQQVVVRLASILAYPLEGRPCEVFVAPFDVRLPEPGESDEATSSVVRVTALPGVSIDLPRVFRESAWSRTQKSPERFPAPGLINP; this is encoded by the coding sequence TTGGCGCAACGGGCCGACGCGCGGCACACCTACGGCGACTATCTGGCCTGGAAAGACGACGAGCGTTGGGATTTCCTCCCCGGCGAGGCCCACGCCTGGACGCCCGCGCGGTCGCGGAGCCACCAGCAGGTTGTGGTGCGTCTGGCCAGCATCCTGGCCTACCCCCTTGAGGGCAGGCCTTGCGAAGTCTTTGTGGCCCCCTTCGACGTGCGCCTGCCCGAGCCGGGCGAGAGCGACGAGGCCACCAGCTCCGTGGTCCGGGTGACGGCCCTGCCAGGGGTGTCCATCGACCTCCCGCGCGTGTTTAGGGAATCGGCCTGGTCCCGGACGCAAAAAAGCCCGGAGCGGTTTCCCGCCCCGGGCCTGATCAATCCTTAA